The Calditrichota bacterium DNA window CGATTGATGTGAATCCCTGCGATGAGGATGGTTATTTGATGTTGGCGGACTACTATCTTTTTGAAAATCAAAGAGACAACGCCATTCGCGTTCTGGAAAATTATTTGAAAATAAATCCCAATTCTGTCCCGGTGTTGATGGCGCTGGGGAAAAATTACATGCTGAAACGCGATGTTCTGAAAATTATCGCTGTGTACAATCGCGTCATTGCGCTCGATCCGAATAATGCGGATGCGTTTTACAATTTGGGAGTGTGGTATTACAACTCCGAGGATTACGAAAATGCGGAGCGATTTTTCCAACGCGCCGTGGCGATCAATAATCATTTGAACTCGCATCTCTATCTGGCTTATCTGTACGAAATGCGCGGCGAAATGGACAAAGCGATTGAACAATTGCGCTATCGCATCAAATTTCGCAAAGGTTTCGGCGATGAGTTTGCCGAAGAAGCGCGTAAGCATTTGTACAATTTGCTGCATCCGGATTCAACAAAAGTAAAAAAATAAAGGAATTTTGACAGCGTGAGTGGGCAGAGACAACTCAGAATTTTGGCTTTGCAAAATGAAGACGAAATTCGCGCAGAGCTCGAAAAAATCGGCGTGGATGGCGGCGGAATTAAGCTCATGATTCCCAAGGCAATGTCTCTCAATGTGCGCATCTCCGGGCTCACTCCGCCGGCGGCGTTAATTTTGAAACAGGAAATGTTGGCGCTTGGCGGCGATTGTGCGAATCACAGACAAGTACTGAAAAACGACATTGATCGCGCGGATGCGGTTTTAATGGGAAGCGTGAAAATATTTCGCCGCTTGATACCGAAGTTGCGGATGCAGCCTTTCGGACTGAAAGAATTAGCCAATGATTTGCAGGTTTTGTTAGCTCGAATTTCCGGAGAGAAAAAAATCGAGTTGCCACTGAAGAAGCGAATTTTGCGCCTTTCCGAACGAACCCACATCATGGGAATTTTGAACGTTACGCCGGATTCCTTCTCTGACGGCGGCAAATTTCTCGACAAAAATGCGGCGGTCGCTCACGCATTGGAGATGATCGCCGACGGCGCAGACCTCGTCGATGTCGGCGCAGAATCAACGCGCCCCGGAGCGAAGCCTGTGGATTTGGAAGAAGAAATGTCGCGGGTCATTCCGGTGATTGCCGCTTTGCGCCGGGAATCGGACGTGCCGATTTCCGTGGATACGTACAAAGCGCAGGTTGCCGAAGCGGCGCTCGAAGCCGGCGCTGACATCATCAATGATATCAGTGGCATGAGATTTGATCCGAAAATGAAAGAAGCCGTTGCCAAATATCAGGCGCCGGTGGTTTTGATGCACATTAAGGGCGAGCCGCGAAATATGCAGAAAGATCCTGTTTACGAAGATTTGATGACGGAAATTTACCAATATTTGTCCGAGAGCATTGAATTGGCAGAATCCGCTGGTTTGCCTCGGGAAAAAATTATTATCGATCCCGGCATTGGCTTCGGTAAAAGGTTAAAAGACAACTACGAAATTCTTCGCCGCTTATCCGAATTTCGCAGTCTGGGCTGTCCGATTTTAGTCGGCCCATCGCGAAAATCGTTCATCGGCAACGTTCTGAATTTGCCTCCGGACCAGCGTCTCGAAGGTAGCGCAGCCGCAGTAGCGCTGTCCATCGCCAGTGGCGCAGACATTGTCCGGGTGCATGATGTGAAAGAGATGAAGCGCGTGTGTGTGATTTCGGATTTGATTTCGGGGAAAACGAGATTATAAATCTTATTTTATATCGCTCAAACTTTGAAATGACATTTTTCTATGGCTTGTAGTTTTTAAAGCTGCTTTTAATTATCACTATTGTGCTAAAATAAAATGAAAAAATCCGCCGTAGGCAGATTAACATTTGTAGCAGATAACGATTGTAGCACAAAGGACGAACTCCGAAGGAGTTCAACAAAAAAATTATCACGGCTATCGCGCAACATATTTTATAGGACAATGATGTTCAACCCTTGCGGGGTTGGATTTTCATATTTTTCTTATTTTTCTACAAAACTTGAACGCCTTTGGCGTTCTTGTGTACAATAAAAATTTGAGCCAATATTACTTTGGCTTCTATATGACATTTTCTATCATCTGTGGTTTTCAATACGACCTTTAATGATCACAATTATGTCAGAACAAAGTTAAAACAGTATTAATTATTAATCCGCATGGATCAGCTTGATCCGTGTGCATCCGCGTGCTAAAAATGTTCTGATCAAAGCAACGGAAAGATTATGGGCTTAAGACTTGAACTTTTCAATATCGGATTTTTAACGGTCACTTTAATCGACGTACTCGATGTGCTGATCATTTCGTACATTTTGTACAAGCTCTATTTTTTCATCCGCGGCTCCCGCGCAGCGCAAATGTTCATCGGTCTGATCATTATCTTAGTGGCGTCGGTTTTTGTGCAATTGCTCGGATTTTCCGGCTTAAACTGGATTTTCAGCAACTTGCGCACGGTGTGGCTGGTGGCGTTTGTCATTTTGTTTCAGCCTGAACTGCGGCGAATTTTGATTTATTTGGGTCAGGTTCCGCTCATTCGAAAGATTTTGAAAGTCACCATTCCGCGGCGGCTCACTGAAGAAATGGTCAAGGCGGCCATGGAACTGAGCAAGCGCGGCTACGGCGGTTTGATTGTGATCGTGCAAAATACCGGTATCAAATCCGTGCTCGAAACCGGACAAAGAATTCAGGCGGAAATTTCCGTTCCGCTCATCGTCTCTATTTTTAATCCCCGTTCTCCGCTCCACGACGGCGCGGTAATTATCCAGAACGACATGATCGAAGCCGCGCAGTGCATTTTGCCGCTGAGCCAAAACCCGGATATCGACCCCAAATTCGGCACCCGGCATCGGGCAGCGTTAGGCCTGTCCGAGGAATCAGACGCCGTCGTCATTGTCGTCTCCGAAGAAACGGGAAAAATCTC harbors:
- the folP gene encoding dihydropteroate synthase, producing MIPKAMSLNVRISGLTPPAALILKQEMLALGGDCANHRQVLKNDIDRADAVLMGSVKIFRRLIPKLRMQPFGLKELANDLQVLLARISGEKKIELPLKKRILRLSERTHIMGILNVTPDSFSDGGKFLDKNAAVAHALEMIADGADLVDVGAESTRPGAKPVDLEEEMSRVIPVIAALRRESDVPISVDTYKAQVAEAALEAGADIINDISGMRFDPKMKEAVAKYQAPVVLMHIKGEPRNMQKDPVYEDLMTEIYQYLSESIELAESAGLPREKIIIDPGIGFGKRLKDNYEILRRLSEFRSLGCPILVGPSRKSFIGNVLNLPPDQRLEGSAAAVALSIASGADIVRVHDVKEMKRVCVISDLISGKTRL
- a CDS encoding TIGR00159 family protein, translating into MGLRLELFNIGFLTVTLIDVLDVLIISYILYKLYFFIRGSRAAQMFIGLIIILVASVFVQLLGFSGLNWIFSNLRTVWLVAFVILFQPELRRILIYLGQVPLIRKILKVTIPRRLTEEMVKAAMELSKRGYGGLIVIVQNTGIKSVLETGQRIQAEISVPLIVSIFNPRSPLHDGAVIIQNDMIEAAQCILPLSQNPDIDPKFGTRHRAALGLSEESDAVVIVVSEETGKISLAFEGELYAELDYNTLREKLNEFVKITTAV